The sequence CAGAAGTCGTGTTTTAAAATCTCTCTAATTAGAATAAAGAGAGCATTCATTGTTGTTTTAAAGGTTCAATACATCAACATCTCAAAGAAATTTGATTAGATCACTTCGAGATTttactaataaattttattctcTAAATTAATGTGATTTCATAGACTATGAGTATTCGCAAGAATACTAATACCGTGTGAAAATATCGTGTCATTTACTTTCTACACTATTATTATGATCTATTCTATTCTAATGAAGCAAATTTCGATTCTattgaaataaatttataacagtttcctattaattaaattattttttaatataattatttaaaatatcttaattatttaatttttttcaaaaattataactatATATTCAAAACACTTAATTTTGAAAGTGCACCGaaaaacatatattatatatatagtatatgatATATAGATAGAAAAATGTTAAAGCCTATAGCATTTTCTTACGTATCAATTtgtgtaattaagtattgggtcttatataatttaaaagaaatgCTAAAAGACACCAATAATGCCTAGCACCTTGCTATCTTGCTATGtgaatatcgctattggttcaACTAAATATCGAgtaccatataatttaatataatagcttttagagagtatcgctaaccaatcacaacgcgacatgtcgagaaaGTGTTAGGCACCACAAGTACTTAATAGCAATActcataatttaatataataactattAGAAAGTATTACCAACCAATTATAAAGTGACACGTATAAAAATACTAAGCACAATACCCCATAACAATACTCAAATAAATGTCATTAAGGGGGTGTTTGGAATAGGTTAATGTTAGCAAGGGAATGGTAATGTTAAACATTACCTTGTTTGTTTGGAAGGTTTAATCTTAAAATGTCATTCCCTTGGTAATGTAAATACCCTTGAGGAGGGTAATGTTGATACATTAAAAAAGAGTGGGATTAGTTATTCCCTTCcattatattaatttgaataacatttttaaattaataaataaatttaaataccattaatattatgatttattataaataaaatattacgatatatatatagtctGTAAAATCGATTTTCTTATAactgaattatttttatgttattagcaataacatatatatgCATTATACATACATTTTATGAGAATGGTGTACATAAATGACATAgcgaacaaaaataaataacatagtgatatatagaaatatttattttaattaataaaaaatacaataaaatttattattttctaattaatcaatatatttctttaatgaataattattttatttttatgtattaacTAACATTctataaatacaataaaaaaaatatttcaattttaattttttaaaataatatataagattctTGTACTCAACCAAACAGTATAATTCAATTAACGGGAATATGATTACATATTACCCTACACAACCAAACACAATTTACACATTTCTCTATAATTATATTCTCCTTCATAATATtccctataatcaaattattttgaatacCTCATACCAAACGCCCCCTAAGTCTTAATCAAACCGATTTTTGGGAGTCACGTAAGTGGTTTAAGAAGGTACACGTATGCATATAAGCAACCAAGATGAATGGTCAATACAAGTCCCTCCACCAATAATAaccaaacaaataataatcaaacaaATTGGTCGTTGTGATGATGTGATTTTGAAAGGggactttatttttgtttttatctttttatccAACAAATGGGACTTTATAttctattattttcattttgtctaaatatatatattttctaaattgttcccacctttttttaatttaataaaaaatatatacattgcttaataaaaatatgtgtcataatatataaattatgggaTATCAATTAATATGATGGTCATCTTAATGCgacataattataatatattttataaagtgAAAGGAACATGATCAATATCCCATTGGCCATAAACTAAAGTAATATCCTAAAGTGTCACATTTTTGATGATGTCATCTTCATGACAAAGTAGCTATAGTGGCCCCATACTGCATTGTAAATttgtaatgaaatttttcataattactCATTTCATCCAAttgaattgaaatttaattgcATGTAATCTTTGGTCATCAtctataattaaatatctaattttataatttaatataataatttttataaaatatcatcaGTTAGTTTTAAATATCaccttataataatattttattttaatttattagtttGATGAATTCCTTCAAATTATAATTAAGactttcttttcaaaaaatgaTCATACATAAGAGATCAAGTCATATAATACGTGGGGTGTCATGAAACACAAGTAGTAGTATACGGTACaatataattttaagttttacatattttaatttaataaataatttaaaaaattattaatggtTAAAAATATATCACATCAATCAATATAGTATTCAACACCTTAATCATAAAAGATACGTGTTTTATCATTAGTAGCCTTCCATCATATATAATAgggatatatatatacagtggcGGACCCACATAGAGGCGAGGTAGGGCAGTCGCCAccctgaaaaaaaaatcgagaaaaaaatatatatacattttagttagttacaacatatattattaaataaaagtgATATCTTTACACATAAAATAAGCTTTGGTATAATGGTAAAGTCAATTCATCCATCTAAAAGAAGTCATTAGTTGTAATCCCAATAAAAGCATATTTaagttagtatttttattttactttttgaacCTCTACCAATAATACTTATATTTAATGTCTTAATTATTGaaccaaatatattttattgttaattttttttttactttatactatatttaatactaaaatataaatttacattaatttttaacatgttatgcaatgtagaaaaaaaaaaaagacgtaCCCCctcacttataaaaaaaaaagtgtcgcCCCCCCTCAATTTAAATCCTGGGTCGGCCgccactatatatatagtgaataataataaaagttataaatattattttagatattGTGTTTTCTAAAAGTTTCTAATtgaatcatttattttattaaatgacaaaataagttttgtattttttaaaataataaattaattttttgtcaaaataaaacttaataataatataatctagaagtgttatgacaaaatattttttttgtatctgttcgtgctAGAAAAGTTCTTCATGTTAgttatattaagaaaaaaattgtcaaaaattaagctcgaagtcctatttttattatttttaaaaatatgagatttattttattatttaacaaaacataaaattgaatcaataacttttacaaattaccctaataataattttgtattttccaaaataaaggttagaatataaatatatagggatacgattttgtcccgtgatgtactttcacggaatgtattccgtggtacattagatgggtctcagggtacattaaatgagtgttagagtacgtttctactttttaaccctaattacccctagatcaatctcagccgtcagatcaaataactccctcatctgacggctgctgtacatcacggattacaatccgtgaaagtacaataacgggacaaaatcatatatatatattataattataataattaattgaatgAATAAACTAATGCATAGCTAGCTATTTGTGTGAGATCAATCTATATATAAAGGGCCGTGAGTCGATATAGTTTGGACATCACAACAAAGCAAAAAgtactatatataattaaataaagtgAGAAAGAGAGAAGCCTTATTAAGGggtaacatatacatatatatatatatatatatatatattctcttctttaattatatatattgtactggAGCTGTGTCCCAAGGtgaagatgatgaagatgaagatggtGATGCTATGGTTGTTGTTCATCGTGTCCTCAATAAGTAGTGGAAGTAGTACACGTGGCCTCCCACGATTGGAGCAGGCAGCCAAAGAAGATGGCTCTCTCAGCATCTTGGTTCTAGGAGATTGGGGTAGACGAGGTCACTACAACCAATCCCAAGTCGCATATcaggtatatacatatattataccTCTCTCTTATATATATTCATGATCACAATCCACAAATCTTACTATCTAGTATCTCTacattatttaattaacttaactaattaaatatacttattatgcaattaattaattagtatatatatggttatataaaaattaatttattaatatgttgatatatattattgatTGTGTGTAAAAACTACGTAGTACATAATATATAGGGCATAGGAATAAATAATGTAGATCAAAATCTTACTCGTctagtactatatatatatttataattaagtaggacatatatatatatatattttgaaagacatatatgggtatattattaattactagTGTTGTACTGAACATGGCCTTGTTTCTTAACATTATTTTGTTGTCTAAAAATTAATGATGTATTATTCTTCTCTTCCTTTATTCTGTTcggaaatattattattaaaattattatgtatgtaatatttatctatttatataAGCTAATATTTGAAAGGGATTAATTCTCTTGGATCCTATAAAAAGTAAAAGCATATTCTTTGGTGCTAAATTATATCCtcttatacaatatatatatatatataatgaagagcaatatatatataatatatatcatatggGGTGGTTATATTTACACCATATATATCCATATTCCACCTAATTTACGATCACTCTGGTCTAGTCTCAAATTAATTACACTTTTGCTTAATGTCATCAAGTGATGATTGTCAGTCTATATTATTGCCCTCACCCTTTATTCCAAAAAGGAAAAACACTATATATCAAAACATATATATCactatatctataaatatatatgggcAAGCTTTGTCTTCTTTGCAAACCAATCAATTTGTGACACCTATCATCAATGATATGAGAATAACATATTACTTTTTCTctcattaataattatttagagCATAATTTGTATAAAATAGATCACCATATCTTATTGtgcaatatattttattttaaattaaaatatatattaattttaaaagaactatcctatatattattttttttatttttttttaaatttacgatttgggtttctaaagtaatTTTTCTGATAATATCTATATGGATTGTTATACAATTTTAGATTACAATTTAAGTTGCTCCGCTAGTATTTACAATAGaggtttttatgtaaaatttcgttaaaaaaaaaaaaaaaaaaaaaaaaagaactattttaaagtataaaaatgaaaaaaaaacccCTAATTTTATACTAAATggtactaattaataaaaattttagtaaTATTAGACCAACTCcatttatttttaagtttattaTAGGTCTATATTAATtcttgttttttcttttattattttaattgatggTTCTCTATAACTTTCTTTAGCTTCCATACACTAAAAAAAAGACAAGACAAGACGAGactatacaaaaataaaaatgataccCCCACTTAATTTTTAGAAGTCTAAAACATGTTTTCTCTTTTTTGATCAttacattttaattatgaaataagatttaACCACACTTAATTTctcattaattatatatacatttacagTATACTATATATAGCCTCGtgtaattaatgattatttctataataatattattaatataacatTTGTTGTTATATgtgttaatataataataatattattattatgcaGATGGGAATAATTGGAGAGAAACTGGATATAGATTTTGTGATATCAACGGGTGATAACTTTTATGAAAGTGGTCTGAAAGGTGTGGATGATCCTGCTTTTCAAGAATCATTTACCAATATCTATACAGCTCCAAGTTTACAAAAACCTTGGTACACTGGTAATTAATTTTCttcatatattcttttttttttaaaaaaaaatcattataaaGAATTTAAGTAATTTGTgaagatttatatatttttttaatttaatttattcatttgtttaagataattagaatttttttatatatattagttcTCCTAGGATATCTCTCTATGCCCTTAGAATAGACAATGAACTGTAATAGATGGAAGAAAATCTTCCTCTGATTGCGTAACTTTGTTACCTTtgttattttaatctatattttctttttttaaaaaaaaagataattagaatttttggcTCCTAATTTTGACACGTACTACATCATGTTCTTGAACTATTTTCTCCGTTAAAAATTTTCTCTgaactattaaaattgttagATTAAAGGATATTTGtcaatttcatttaatattacTAATTTTGTGATCATTAAGTACTAAAATATACTATCTAGATTTTAATATCTACTAAATTATATGTCTTTCGAACTTTATTGACATGTACCAATATCTAGTTAGCTAATCTTCTGAACTTTTATTCATATTAGACTTctctttttaaaattgaaaaaaaataaataaataaccccttaattaatctaataatcacaataattttaaaaaaaaaaattaatggccTTAAAAATGCAAATACAGTACATATTACAATTcaggaaaaaaaatcaaaactttccTTTTAGATAAAGTGTTGGTGAGCTGGTGTGGACTGTGGAGTGTACATGCATATGCATGTGGAGTATAgtacaatatattttaattgttaaaGCTCATCAATTATTTGAAAGAGTAATCATAATTTACTTAAAATATGCaccctcaatttttttttacaaatcaGTGATgtgaattttttctaattatatatatttacaattttcttaaaataaaatttactgtttttaaaaacagtgttaaggaaaattaaaattaaatataattgacCACAATAATAATGTGAGATATTATGTAATGAAAAATAATCTTGAGACTTACTTAACAAGAATCAATGTATCAAAATCATTATATAGTAAAGTAATAGACACATTTGGTAACATCATTTTTCATAAGAAAaatcataaatatttataaaaataattaagataattatcatatataggggaaatatatttttatattttcccatatattttattgaaattaatatatatatttgcagtTTTAGGGAATCATGACTACAGGGGTGATGTGGAGGCACAACTTAGTCCTGTCCTTAGAAAATTGGACAGCAAATGGATTTGTATGAGATCTTTTATTGTTGACACAggtaagcatatatatatataattaaattaaatttaacataatatatataatgattaattaaattattgtatgtaatatttattaattattatgtgcAGAAATTGCTGAGTTCTTCTTTGTAGATACTACTCCTTTTGTTGACAAATATTTCTTAGAGCCAAAGGACGATGTCTATGATTGGGATGCCATTCTACCCAGAAAACATTACCTTTCTAATCTCTTGAaggtcattattattattaataattaataaaaatcaatatataaatttgtatatatgtataatcaatatgtgtatatatatgattcATTATATGTGTAGGATGTGGATTCAGCACTAAAAGAGTCAAGTGCAAAATGGAAGATTGTAGTGGGTCATCATACCATTAAAAGTGCTTCATCACATGGCAACACTCACGAAATTGAAAACCAACTTCTCCCAATTCTCCTGgtacaaatatttataatttgcgGGGTTAGATAATAATaccattaaaatttaaaatatctatatgtaattaagagttaaacttaaatatttacgccacaaatatagtttttatttatacttataaattcttaaaaaattaaaaataactttttaatttttaagcatgcgcaatccaaaaatattataattctaaaaactaaaatgggatttaaattaacttaaattatattatgaTAAATATTATTCCATTCAAATGGATCTAATAATAACATAGATACTATACAAATAGAAGTTAGAATTattctaattaatatatatatataaatatgtatatttaagAAAGAAATAAGAAGGATAGCTAGATTTTGTCTCTCAACACGTgagataattaaattaatagaatatataatattttatatattagagAAAAATGTTTTGTTATAATTgtgtaattaatataataatttacgCTATATATTTCAGGAAAACAATGTGGATGTTTACATGAACGGGCATGACCATTGCTTACAACATATTACTAGCATGgagaggtatatatatatttatagtaattaataattattaaatgattaatagtactatatatattaattaattaattaatattatttatataataatgcaGTCCAATACAATTTTTAACGAGTGGAGGAGGGTCAAAGGCATGGAGAGGAGAAATAAGTTGGTGGAATCCAAATGAGATGAAGTTTTATTACGATGGACAAGGCTTCATGTCTGCACATTTCACTTCAACCCATGCACACTTtcaattttatgatatttttggcAATGTTTTGCATAAATCCACCACTTACAAACCACTATTTTACTCTGCTACAGCTACCACCATCTGATCATATCTCATCATCATCAACCTTAATTATTATTCTAAGTTGTATTTATAACTCTTGTTATTACTATTATAATgcctaaattatattatataaaggcataaattaattaatttgatgaTCCACTtatatgatgaaaatggatggAAGAGGTACTTGAATTATTAATCCCATggtttttttaaagaaaatgtgGTGATATATCAAACTAAATCAACAGTTACTGGAGCACTTAAAAATCTAGAACAGGTATCAATCTAAACACAAACTCTTATCAAACTAGTACCGGACTTAACTAATGAATGGGTCACACCATTTGCAACACGCGGAATAGCACAACAAATCACTACCAACTGCCAAAGTAATCTCATCAATAAGGTTTGAACATAATATTAGAATCAATATAATTAACATTACAAACAAGAGCATCTATCTCCTCTCTCCACTTTAAATCCCAAATTAGAAGCCCAAAGCTCAAACTTAAGCGCCAAAAGCTCCGCCACCACCACATGAAACTCACCAAAATAGCCCAAGCTCCCATAAATCTCCCTCGGCATCACATATCACACCCCCAAAACCAGCAAAACCTCTCCACCACCACATTAGctttattttagaattttatctttctttatttttttcttttttacgtGGTATATATAGATGTGcaaatgataattaattattatgatcAACTATTAATTCATTAATAAGTATTTTTAGTACGTATCAAACTCTTTCTTATATCATatatcatatacatatataaatttaagtaTATcctgaaatttaaattttaaaaataaacaatatttgTTGGATTTTATACATTGCTGAATTGAAACACAATTATCATTTGaatcaatatatacatatataaattaattaataaagaaatAGTATCTCAAGCTCATACGGTTTGCTTTCATATATATAGTCcactaattaatatatttggTTATCTACCAACATTGTTGCTTCATCTATCTAATCCTTACATGCCACCTGGAGACCTTTTTTCTTACAAATTTAACcacataatataaataattttcaattttcttcatgaaaaaaaaaaaatagaaaaagaaaaacagctTTTTGAAAAGTATAATTTACCATGTATAATTAAGGTctatctctctatatatatatttgagaatAAATGTTTATTGATGAATTCAACGAATAATTTTCAACCCAATTAATTAATACCTCGGAGTTAAACCTCTCACATACAATATTAAGCAACCATTAATTATTCcttgcacttttttttttctttataattattaattaattttccaaAACACTAGTTTCTtctcttaattaaaaataataatattattgtaaTTGTAGGTTGCAAGTAATgtaattatacataaaaatttgaaggcaattaataattatttggtaGACTAAAGAATATCCCATTTTATATACTTGTTGATGATCGACATGCTTAATGGTGCATCACATGTACacgttatataaatatatatacacacatataagTTCCATTCAAAACTCTCTTATTATTAGGCTCTAAGCTTAATTGGCTTTATATTCTTTCCTGTAATTACAAGTATAACAAAttaaattctctctctctctctctctctctctctctctctctctctctctctctctctctctctctctctctctctctctctctctctctccatattatataaatatatataatccaTAGCGATGGGTGGTTATTGTAATAATAAGATGATTATAATTATGGTCGGTTTGTTTAGTTTACTAATTAGTGTGATCAATGGTGGTGAACTTCAACGTGTACACCACGTGGCAAAGCCTGATAGGTCGCTCAATTTTTTGGTGGTCGGAGACTGGGGAAGACGAGGCTTCTACAACCAGTCTCAACTCGCTCATcaggtaattaattaataaatttaatttaattctataaatataataatttttatattttatatatatatatttcctaATTATTCTATATAATAGTAATTCATTAATTTCTAAACAATACTCGtctttcataagatgttttaatttgaattttgatattttgcttatatttttatttttattcataattAGAAGTACTGTTTGTAGAGAAAATAATATTCAGAAACCGTCGTACTTTGGACTGGTAGATATATATAatgctcatatatatatatatatatgaaagcataaccataataaatgtatattaatTCATGAGATATATTTGTCACCATCTTGAATTAAGTTAAATTGACTTATTGTAGGGTTAATTGTTTCTATATATCATCAAATACTATATAAACCGTACTAGTAATTAATAAGTTGAATTATTATGCATGAATTCATCAAAGTCATGATTCATTCcctatctatatttatatatggataTGTCTGTATAGGattaaagtaataataattagcattaataaaaaaagttcACTAATATTTGAATCATCTATTGTCAAAATAGCGGTGTACTAATATTAATGGGGTCACATAAACGAATAGTAGATTGATACGTAACATATATacataagaaaattaataaagacaCTTCTTTCTTTTGGTTCTTAATTCCTACCCTTTTATTATATACGTAcatatataattcattaaaataatgggttttttcatttttacacttcaatacagttttttttttacattttaacaGGATTCgacattaaaaaaaatcgtatagaaacttctattgcaactagcgctgcaaccactttaaaaacctaaaccgtaaatttaaaaaaaaaattaaaaaaaatagtatatataaaataattcctCTTAAAATAATTACGCGATTTTTATagctaaaatttatatataacacctcaaatatgatatttaaatattatacagTATCAAGGACCCGACCCACTAATATTAATTTCACTAATAAAAATagtctttaaaaaaattaaatataaatatttttaatttaataattatagatcaaaatagtaaaaaaatatcacaaaattaaataaatttaataagattgATTACAATaatataagtataaatattttttttaataataaataaatttccacAAAGTAAAAATTCTGAATCTATCACACTGTAATACTGCATGatatacatgtataaatatattaaattaatagttAAATTGATGGAATTGTAGTTAATTATTGAAATCTTAAACTTTAATGTTAGTATATAAATTAACCGTACATGAGATGAgatacatatttgaaaaatcaaTGGTCCCAAAAGTACTATTCGATCAATTAAATAATGGTACTTGTTACGGAACAGGGTTTATTCATAAACTGTTACGTGTAATAGTGTTATATCCAAAGCATAATTCCACGTATATtccattatatattaatttggatTTTGGATTTGGAACCCCTGAAGTTGATATATGCTGTCTTATCAAGAAATCATTATATATTCTTATATAAAATGTTGGTTGTAATTGTTGTAACTGTATAGATGGGCATAATTGGAGAGAAACTGGAAATTGAGTTTGTGATATCCACGGGTGACAATTTTTATGAGGATGGTCTGACTGGTGTCAATGACACTGCATTTTATGAATCTTTTTCCAATATCTACACAGCTCCAACTTTGCAAAAGCAATGGTACATTGGTAATAATCACAACTTGATTTGtataaattacatttcttttcCCATTCTAGAGTTttgttttcaaaataatttttttttttttgttaatatgacCTGGCTCGATTTTGAGCATAAGCAGATTAGACTTGTATTTAAGGCGGACTTAATTTAGAGGTCCAAAAAACTTTTTCTCCTTTATAAACTACCATTTTTTATAATaagtctaaatttttttttttttttatggcttactaaattttaaaaaagccCAGTAACTAAGTGACATGTATAGTTGCAACGTGAgaagatttatttattttgttgacattaaacatataaatattcttatgtatatatttttagtttgcaCTTTTAATCGCACCAAACTAGTCACATTAGTACTATAAAAACAAATTgtctaaaaaaaaacaaaatataagaaATATGACATTTGTAACTTTTTATAGTTGAAGTACCAAATTTTGATAGtaaacataatttacattaataaGAATTTGGTTGGGCAAGTTAATTAATATCCCATCATAACAATTTCTTACTTATTTtggataattaaattattattattgttgctaTTGTTGGCAGTTTTGGGGAACCATGACTATCGTGGGAATGCATTAGCACAATTAAGCCCTGTTCTCAAGAAAAAAGATAGAAGGTGGCTTTGCTTAAGGTCTTTCATTGTACAAGCAGgtacatattttttttgtttatttttttttatgaattcatAACAAAAACTAACAAAgcatgaaaaatctaaaattacaAGTAgcctcaaattattattattattattattattattattttgttgtggCAGAAATTGTGGATATTTTCTTTGTGGACACCACTCCATTTGTAGACAAGTATTTCACTAACCCAGGAGACCAAACATATGACTGGAGAGGAGTCTTACCAAGGACCTCTTATATCTCAAAGCAATTAAAGGTAATCTCAATTTGGTCTCTcaaattatatgaaaaaatttattagtaaaataatcATACTTAGTCTCACAAACaaccaaaaattacactatgcgACCAAAGGTTATTTTGctaatttaataatttcatAGTTTGAAAGAACTTTTGTAAAAATTCATTCATATTTATAATCGCTTCGCAACAACAGGAATTGGATTCAGCCTTAAAGCATTCTACTGCAAAGTGGAAAATTGTGGTTGGCCACCACACAATCAAAAGCGCCGGACACCATGGAAATACCGAAGAGCTCGAATCACAACTTCTCCCAATACTTGAGGTATTGATTGAATAAAATGAAaagtttttttctaaaattgtactcCA is a genomic window of Cannabis sativa cultivar Pink pepper isolate KNU-18-1 chromosome 9, ASM2916894v1, whole genome shotgun sequence containing:
- the LOC115723241 gene encoding purple acid phosphatase 8, producing the protein MGGYCNNKMIIIMVGLFSLLISVINGGELQRVHHVAKPDRSLNFLVVGDWGRRGFYNQSQLAHQMGIIGEKLEIEFVISTGDNFYEDGLTGVNDTAFYESFSNIYTAPTLQKQWYIVLGNHDYRGNALAQLSPVLKKKDRRWLCLRSFIVQAEIVDIFFVDTTPFVDKYFTNPGDQTYDWRGVLPRTSYISKQLKELDSALKHSTAKWKIVVGHHTIKSAGHHGNTEELESQLLPILEANNVDFYINGHDHCLEHIVDTKSQIQFLTSGGGSKAWRGDIKEWNQEELKLYYDGQGFMSMEITETVANLSFYDIFGNVLHKDSLYKNLHSSM
- the LOC115723670 gene encoding purple acid phosphatase 3, yielding MMKMKMVMLWLLFIVSSISSGSSTRGLPRLEQAAKEDGSLSILVLGDWGRRGHYNQSQVAYQMGIIGEKLDIDFVISTGDNFYESGLKGVDDPAFQESFTNIYTAPSLQKPWYTVLGNHDYRGDVEAQLSPVLRKLDSKWICMRSFIVDTEIAEFFFVDTTPFVDKYFLEPKDDVYDWDAILPRKHYLSNLLKDVDSALKESSAKWKIVVGHHTIKSASSHGNTHEIENQLLPILLENNVDVYMNGHDHCLQHITSMESPIQFLTSGGGSKAWRGEISWWNPNEMKFYYDGQGFMSAHFTSTHAHFQFYDIFGNVLHKSTTYKPLFYSATATTI